The genome window CGACGGCCTTCGAGGGCCATATGCCCTCGCTAATAACCTTTTGCGAcgatatttgaatttttgcgAGGGCATATGGTCCTCGCTAGTAGACTCTTTTCTTGTAGTGAGCCTTGGTGTTAATGTGTCCTACACTACTCAAATCCGTTCCTTTGGATATTTATGTTTTAActtgaaattctatttttttttttttttgtcactgaTTTATGTATAGTTCTTGatagactctttttttttttttttttaaagatacattttattttttcagaaaaataaaGTATTAAAATTAACCAAACATGCACCTTAAGCAATTAAAATTCACTTTTTATGAGgttaataataaagaattaaaaaaataaaataaactctgTAAGGACCAAAGGATCTAGCGGCCCAGgcccacttagaatagtggCTAGATTAGTTCAACCGTGTCCCAAAACAAAGAATTTGTAAGAGAGAGAACCAGACAACCAAAGGGGGGATTCGCCCGAGGACAAAATCAAGGAAGAAAAGGCCAATTGTATTAGATAGGTGAACCAATTTATCCTTACAAGCTTGTCCGAGGAGGCCACAATTACATAGGAATTATTACTGTTCACTATGTTTTCTCTAAGTGTTCTTATCGTTTCTTCTCTGTATCTTGGTACTTGTGTCTCTCTCCCTTTCTGTAAAACCCccatttttcttatatactttTCCTTCTCTCATATCTCAACCATCCATCCTTACCTAACATACCTCTCATCATGACACTTGTTTCTTTCTGTATCTGAAGAAGGTGGCGGAAAGAATCTGCTTAGCTGTGACTTACACTATTCAGGTCATTTTCTCATCAACGCAGCTAATAAAACTATTGCCCACCATTAAATGCGGAGACAACAGGCTacttcaaactagaaatttccCCTATGATCATGGATTCTCTCTCCTCATACCCTTCTCTCCACTTGGAACATCTTAGAATCCTATTACTCATCCCTTCCCCTCCTTGGGTCCGTGGTCCGTAGCATCTCAACACCAACACTGCAACTCTTCAACTTCGTCCTCGGTCCTCAGGCACCCACAAACTCCATGTTTTCGTTCTATACATTCAAATCAAGTTTGGGCCTATGCATAAAGTGGGGTGTTTCCAATATTAGTCAAGCAatcaaattcatcattttttacCATCTTACTtctagttttaaaataaaaagtaaggttcaacttttatttaaaagaagTAATTAGACAAtactttgaaaatattgtactcccaagatattttttaatattcttattttaaaaagagaagcaagaaatctaaaaaataagatGGTGTATATCTCATGCTATGTAGCGGATATAAGACCCCTTCTCTCCGGAATGGGGTCCTACTCCTTTCATAAGAAGTGAACTTCTAGGCTTAATTCTGTTATTTGTCTATTTAATTAGACCCATTAATTTATTCATCAACTATTGCCAAAGTGAATGAACGGGAGATATCTGGGTCTAGATCTAATCAAAAGACTCAAGCCcctttgaatttatttaattactTGATACTTTATcattagtatttttttcttgataattcTATAATTAAAGGAAGGgggatttgaatcctaaaaaTTTCGATAGTTGAGCTATAAGGTTCTTGCATTTTTTGTtagataattcaatagttagtgAGGGAGGATTTGATCTTAGATATCTCTGGTAGACACATTGGGAGATATTAGTacaacaaaaagatttttggcACCATTAGTTGTAAAGAGTCTAAAAGACCAATTATCTAATTTTAGCTAGTTCATCAGCCAGGCTAACAGCACAAAAGAATTTGTTTAATCATTTTAATCTACCATCTTTATACCTTTTAGATGAATTAAGGACacaattctttttattatagtGACCGTTTGGGTAGAGCTGAAACTTGCGTTTCAGCTCTACGTTttcctgctttttttttttttttttttttctctgcatGTGAACAGTAAAAGCACTATACAGGAGACAAAAATTCTATTCACACactgtttatgtactgttcatgcactgttcatatTCATAGGTTCCACGacattattcacatatttaaaaattattttgctacagtgttttcagttttcagtttcagcaacaataagctcaatccaaacggaccctatatgTTAAAAAGGGGGGAGGTTTGGAGGCCATTCATGCGATATCTACTCTAAGATAGGTTGAATATATTATATGTAATTTTAGATGAAGATGAAGCCTAGGATGCAATCTGAggaacaagaaagaaaattggTTCTTGACTTTGAAGACACCTCGTGTATTTGACATTTGTTGTTGAAGGTGTTAATTCAAGCATAAGGTGGGACTATATCAGTATATATACGACAGGATTTCCAACTTTAATAATTTATGAAGCTTTGCAGATCATGTTAGTGGATACTGCTATTAGGCACACCGGCTCCAAGAGTGATATATTTGAACCTATAACAcgcttataaaatttttgatgaTGGACTCATGCTTATttcaaggttttattttttgtcaaagaaacgaatatccaccaaaaaaaaaaaaaaaaaaaaaagaagtgaaattGGATGTATTTGGAGTTTGAGTTTTGTGTGAGTGTTTATGTGCCATCTTTGTGACTTTTCTATTTTAGTTAGTGAAACTTTCTCCTTGATGCCACTTGTGGACTTAGGCCTAAGGCCAAACCACGAAAATCTTCGTTTATATGTGATTGTTTATTctgttttctatttctttttttcataaccCTACTATTATAAATGGGATATACTTGAGAAAAATAGATGTCAAAGCTTTTGCTATATCAAATCTTCCTAAAGAAAAATTGTCTAAAATGACTTTGGAAGTGAATTGACTTTCATATATAAGTGTTTCACATATCACTCCATATCCATTTTGTTTCCAacattttgctttctttttggAAGTTGTTTACATCACATGAGATGAATATACTTTGCAATCTTTTAGATGAACtatcttctcaaatttagaTGATCAAAGGGGCGTTTTCCATCTTGCTGTTACAATACCATCACCATGCCAAGGGACAAAAAGCCCCTCAAAAACATTGTAGGGAAAGAAACAAGTTGGAATCATTTGGTTTCACCAGAatcacaaataatcaaacaCATTGCTCTTTAAGGAGCTTACATTCCCAGATTGCATCTGTCTTACAATTACAGCAAAGTTAAAAAACCACAAACTTTTGACATTTCAAACACAAACGCATTAGTAAGAAATATAAACGGTGAACTCCAACTTCGTCTCCACCCCATCAGTTTCATGCTGCTGATTGGCCTGATCCGTGTAGGTCTTAACTGTGGCAAATCCCTTTGCATTAACATACTTTCCAGTCCCACCCATGATAGCTAATTGAGACTCTGACACACCAGTCCTATGTACCCCAAAGAAGCTAAGACTATCAGCATAATGCCCACTCTCAAACATAGCAGTAAAAGCCATGGTCTGACTAGTGCCATCCTCTGAGCTCACCACATAGAACCCTTGTGCCTTTCCAAGCAATCCTGACCTGAGCTCATTCCCCTCAGTTAGCTCATCATCAAATACTGTCATAGTGCCAAACATGAGCTTTAGCATGTCAGAGCCTGATGGGAGTTGACCCCCATTAACTACTGGAACATTTGCACCATTGTTTTGTAACACAGGCGAAGTAGCGCCACCAAGGCCAGTAAGGAATGGAAAGTTGTTGTTATCGTTATTTTGAGGTCCATTATTGCTGACTGGGAGGACTGCCCCATTGGGCTTTGCAAATGGGAGTTGACCATTGAGAGCCGGGCTATTAACTATTCCTGTCATGGCTTGGGCTGAGGGCTTTGTCCCACCTAGTATGTCatgcaagaaaaatattaaGGTATGGGAGGAATCAGCATTGGCACCAGTGGTAGTGGTTGCAGCTGAATTAGGTGTAGTCACTGGGGCTACATTGGTGACTGGTGGGACAATTGCATTGGTTGATTCTGGTGGCAATTCGTCGAGGCTTTGAGTTGAGTTAGCAGATAAAATGGTGAGGGTGAGGAACAAAAGGTAGGCTATGGCCTTGGTTGTGCTAGAGAGGGATTTGTGGGTTTCCATTTGAAGTGCTTGGTAAGGAATGAGAGATAAGAGAGTTTTGAGAAGATTGTGTTTGGTATTGTGGTGATGGATTGGAAGTAAGGCAAGTGTGCTTATATATAGTTTGAGGTTCCAAATTGGAGTTGATGGGATGGAGTTGGTGATGCATCTTTTGGTTT of Quercus lobata isolate SW786 chromosome 8, ValleyOak3.0 Primary Assembly, whole genome shotgun sequence contains these proteins:
- the LOC115955143 gene encoding dirigent protein 25-like, with translation METHKSLSSTTKAIAYLLFLTLTILSANSTQSLDELPPESTNAIVPPVTNVAPVTTPNSAATTTTGANADSSHTLIFFLHDILGGTKPSAQAMTGIVNSPALNGQLPFAKPNGAVLPVSNNGPQNNDNNNFPFLTGLGGATSPVLQNNGANVPVVNGGQLPSGSDMLKLMFGTMTVFDDELTEGNELRSGLLGKAQGFYVVSSEDGTSQTMAFTAMFESGHYADSLSFFGVHRTGVSESQLAIMGGTGKYVNAKGFATVKTYTDQANQQHETDGVETKLEFTVYISY